The Bacillota bacterium genome includes a window with the following:
- the pflB gene encoding formate C-acetyltransferase, with product MAVALVKDCYRGFRGTTWRRQIDVRDFILSNVRPYQGDASFLAGPTERTKKLWEKCRELLAEEHRRGGVYKIDPRTAATITAFPPGYIDRDLEIIVGLQTDEPLKRAVNPFGGIRMADTACRQYGVELDPRLKEIFMKYRVTHNDGVFMVYTREMRRLRHFGIITGLPDAYGRGRIIGDYRRVPLYGVDRLIAAKEEDLDHPDLLRITEETIRLREEVRQQINALHDLKKMAAGYGFDISRPAATAREAVQWLYFAYLAAIKQQNGAAMSLGRVSTFLDIYLQRDLEEGALTEEGAQELIDDFVIKLRLTRHLRTREYNELFAGDPNWVTESIGGMALDGRTLVTKTSFRMLQTLYNMGPAPEPNLTVLWAQGLPRGFKEFCVRVSIETCSLQYENDDLMRPLFGDDYGIACCVSAMRLGKQMQFFGARSNLPKCLLLTLNGGREEFSGEKIAPAFYQAKPGPLKFEEVWPAFQKMTGWLAEKYVDTMNVIHYMHDKYAYESLQMALHDTFVERLMAFGLAGLSVVADSLSAIRYARVEPVFDERGLVADFKIEGDFPKYGNNDDRVDELAVAVVKLFDQELKKHPAYRGARHTLSLLTITSNVVYGKKTGSTPDGRRAGEPFAPGANPMHGRDTKGALAALSSVAKIPYEHALDGISYTFSISPGALGRNGEARVQNLVALLDGYFAKGGHHLNVNVFDRELLIDAMNHPEKYPQLTIRVSGYAVNFIKLTREQQEEVIRRTIF from the coding sequence ATGGCAGTGGCTTTGGTGAAGGATTGCTACCGGGGATTTCGAGGCACCACCTGGCGCAGGCAGATCGATGTCCGGGATTTTATTTTAAGCAACGTTCGCCCCTACCAGGGGGATGCTTCTTTCCTGGCCGGGCCCACGGAGCGCACCAAAAAACTTTGGGAAAAGTGCCGGGAACTCCTTGCCGAGGAGCACCGGCGGGGTGGTGTATACAAAATCGATCCCAGGACGGCGGCAACCATTACAGCTTTTCCGCCTGGCTACATCGACCGCGACCTGGAGATAATTGTAGGACTCCAGACCGATGAACCCCTCAAAAGGGCGGTCAACCCTTTCGGAGGGATCCGCATGGCCGACACGGCCTGCCGGCAGTACGGAGTTGAACTCGACCCCAGGCTGAAGGAGATCTTCATGAAGTACCGGGTAACCCACAACGACGGTGTTTTCATGGTTTACACCCGGGAGATGCGCAGGTTGCGCCATTTCGGGATTATTACAGGCTTGCCTGATGCTTACGGGCGCGGCCGCATCATCGGGGACTACCGCCGCGTTCCTCTGTACGGTGTGGACCGCCTGATTGCTGCCAAGGAAGAGGACCTCGACCACCCGGACCTCCTGCGCATTACGGAGGAAACCATCCGGCTCCGGGAGGAGGTAAGGCAGCAGATCAACGCCCTGCATGATTTAAAAAAGATGGCGGCAGGCTACGGTTTCGACATCAGCCGCCCTGCCGCCACGGCGCGGGAGGCGGTTCAATGGTTGTATTTTGCCTACCTTGCGGCGATCAAGCAGCAGAATGGAGCGGCCATGTCCCTGGGCAGGGTCAGCACCTTCCTTGATATCTACCTGCAGCGGGACCTCGAGGAAGGCGCCCTGACAGAGGAGGGGGCCCAGGAGCTGATCGACGACTTTGTCATCAAGCTCCGGCTTACAAGGCACCTCCGCACCAGGGAGTACAACGAACTTTTTGCCGGGGACCCCAACTGGGTTACCGAATCCATCGGAGGGATGGCGCTGGACGGCCGGACCCTGGTGACCAAAACCTCCTTCCGGATGCTTCAGACCCTGTACAACATGGGCCCCGCCCCGGAGCCCAATCTGACGGTCCTCTGGGCGCAGGGCCTCCCCCGCGGGTTCAAGGAGTTCTGCGTCAGGGTCTCTATAGAAACCTGTTCCCTCCAGTACGAGAACGATGATTTAATGCGGCCGCTGTTTGGCGATGATTACGGGATCGCCTGCTGTGTTTCGGCGATGCGCCTGGGGAAGCAGATGCAGTTTTTCGGGGCAAGGTCCAACCTGCCCAAGTGCCTTTTGCTGACATTAAACGGGGGCCGGGAGGAGTTCAGCGGGGAGAAGATTGCTCCTGCCTTTTACCAGGCGAAGCCGGGGCCCCTGAAGTTTGAAGAGGTCTGGCCGGCCTTTCAGAAGATGACAGGCTGGCTGGCAGAAAAATACGTTGATACCATGAACGTAATCCACTACATGCATGACAAGTATGCCTACGAAAGCCTTCAGATGGCCCTGCACGACACCTTTGTGGAACGCCTGATGGCCTTTGGTCTCGCCGGCCTTTCGGTTGTAGCTGACTCCTTAAGCGCCATCAGGTACGCCAGGGTGGAACCTGTCTTTGACGAAAGGGGTCTGGTTGCCGATTTCAAAATTGAAGGGGATTTTCCCAAGTACGGGAACAACGACGACCGGGTCGACGAGCTGGCCGTAGCTGTGGTGAAGCTGTTTGATCAGGAATTGAAAAAACACCCTGCTTACCGGGGCGCCAGACACACCCTTTCGCTGCTCACCATTACCAGCAACGTGGTTTACGGGAAAAAAACGGGGAGCACGCCGGACGGCAGAAGGGCGGGAGAACCCTTTGCGCCTGGAGCCAACCCCATGCACGGGCGGGATACAAAGGGGGCCCTTGCTGCTCTGAGTTCGGTGGCAAAGATTCCGTACGAACACGCTCTGGATGGAATTTCTTATACCTTTTCCATCTCGCCCGGGGCGCTGGGGCGCAACGGCGAGGCCCGGGTTCAGAATTTAGTTGCCCTTCTGGACGGTTATTTTGCAAAGGGGGGCCACCACTTGAATGTCAATGTCTTCGACCGCGAACTTCTGATCGATGCCATGAATCACCCGGAAAAGTACCCCCAGCTGACGATTCGGGTCTCCGGTTATGCCGTAAACTTCATCAAGCTCACCAGGGAGCAGCAGGAAGAGGTGATCAGGAGGACGATTTTTTAA
- the pflA gene encoding pyruvate formate lyase-activating protein codes for MIGYIHSIETFGTVDNGGIRFVLFLQGCALRCRFCHNPDTWLTRGKPVTVAEIVDQLQEYKIFFDLSGGGLTVSGGEPLLQHRFVEELFVEAGKMEIHRALDTAGFCRHGNLLEVLPHTDLVLFSIKVVNPEKHRQLTGAGNKEILENLALAVRSPVALVLRYVLIPTLNDTQEDISDLINLVKSLDRTPPVEVLPYHKMGAAKWEQLGLDDPLARIPPATREQVAAVQEKLRRAGLRLH; via the coding sequence ATGATCGGATACATCCATTCCATCGAAACCTTCGGAACTGTTGATAACGGCGGCATCCGCTTTGTCCTCTTCCTGCAGGGCTGTGCTCTGCGCTGCCGTTTCTGCCACAACCCCGATACCTGGCTCACCCGGGGAAAGCCCGTAACCGTAGCCGAAATTGTCGATCAGCTGCAGGAATATAAAATCTTCTTTGACCTGTCAGGAGGGGGGCTGACCGTTTCCGGTGGCGAGCCCCTGCTCCAGCACCGTTTTGTGGAAGAGCTCTTTGTTGAAGCGGGCAAAATGGAAATCCACCGCGCCCTGGATACCGCCGGGTTCTGCAGGCACGGAAACCTTTTGGAGGTCCTTCCCCATACAGACCTGGTTCTGTTTTCGATCAAGGTTGTGAATCCGGAAAAGCACCGCCAGCTGACCGGGGCAGGAAATAAAGAAATTTTAGAAAACCTGGCCCTGGCGGTCAGGTCTCCTGTTGCTCTGGTGCTCCGCTACGTTCTCATTCCCACCCTCAACGACACCCAGGAGGATATTTCAGACCTGATCAACCTTGTCAAGTCCCTTGACCGGACCCCTCCCGTAGAGGTTCTTCCTTACCATAAAATGGGTGCTGCCAAGTGGGAACAGCTCGGATTGGACGATCCTCTTGCCCGCATTCCTCCCGCCACCCGGGAGCAGGTTGCCGCCGTCCAGGAAAAGCTCCGCAGGGCCGGCCTCCGGCTTCATTAA
- a CDS encoding MBL fold metallo-hydrolase, whose translation MGEERNRDFIKFLGTGGARVVVAKQVRASAGAWLALSGVNLYLDPGPGALVRCWASRPPLDPALLDGIILTHRHLDHSGDLNALTEAMTEAGLKKRGSVFLPGDALREESVLFRYLWPVVARLELLEAGKSYQVKNLSFATPVRHIHPVETYGLVFSLSWGKIAWISDTLFFPELSDYYQSDLLILNVPRLEPRTPDEIQHLSLADASLLIREIKPRAAVLTHFGMTMLRAKPWLLAEKLADEAGVKVIAARDGMTLSLPDLLQ comes from the coding sequence ATGGGGGAAGAGCGGAACAGGGATTTTATCAAGTTTCTCGGAACGGGGGGCGCCCGTGTTGTGGTGGCAAAACAGGTGCGGGCCTCTGCCGGAGCCTGGCTTGCGCTGTCTGGAGTCAATTTATATTTGGATCCGGGGCCGGGGGCTTTAGTCAGGTGCTGGGCGAGCAGGCCGCCGTTGGATCCTGCCCTCCTTGACGGGATTATTTTGACCCACCGGCACCTCGACCACTCCGGCGATTTGAACGCCCTCACCGAGGCCATGACCGAAGCCGGGTTGAAAAAGCGGGGAAGCGTTTTCCTGCCCGGGGACGCCCTTCGCGAAGAATCCGTTCTTTTCCGGTATCTCTGGCCGGTGGTCGCTCGCCTGGAACTATTGGAAGCAGGGAAGAGCTACCAGGTCAAAAACTTGAGCTTCGCGACTCCAGTACGGCACATTCATCCTGTTGAGACCTACGGTCTGGTTTTTTCCCTCTCCTGGGGGAAGATCGCCTGGATTTCCGATACCCTGTTTTTCCCCGAACTCTCCGATTATTACCAGAGCGACCTCCTGATCCTCAACGTACCCCGCCTGGAGCCCCGCACTCCCGATGAAATCCAGCACCTCTCCCTTGCCGACGCCAGTCTCTTGATCCGGGAAATTAAGCCCAGGGCTGCTGTGCTGACCCATTTCGGAATGACCATGCTGCGCGCCAAACCCTGGCTCCTGGCCGAGAAGCTTGCTGACGAAGCGGGAGTGAAGGTGATCGCGGCCCGGGATGGGATGACCCTTTCCTTACCCGATCTTCTCCAGTAG
- a CDS encoding polysaccharide deacetylase family protein has translation MPETPFSTGKRLLLLAFLFLLAAAFFLLQVVACFGLTPVKEVVSGAGAFPEANSPAPEKAPGKKEQNPGPRATEPAPAFPLPGAALLQEPPPLAGSLPRQAPAAGSEIPGVLRSVPYAAKKVALTFDDGPFLNFTPAYLKVLQEQEVHATFFLVGRHIQRAPGLVGLIAQQGHEIGNHTFSHRNLSQVPLESARQDLLMTAKLIEQEGGPRVKFFRPPGGNLNPALVKMIREMGMEIALWNIDPKDWSRQATPTQIVNHILTRLQPGSIVLLHEGRPQTLAALPLLIKELKQRGWQLATLSELRAEHAAPPPKEQPEPSSGSSGAPLPVTGPPASPPLSPGVQSAPALQVNGGPEIEQN, from the coding sequence TTGCCCGAAACCCCTTTCTCCACCGGAAAGCGCCTCCTGCTGCTTGCCTTTTTATTTTTGCTTGCGGCGGCCTTCTTCTTGCTCCAGGTAGTTGCGTGCTTCGGTTTGACCCCTGTGAAAGAGGTGGTTTCAGGTGCGGGTGCCTTTCCTGAAGCAAATTCTCCCGCCCCCGAAAAAGCTCCAGGGAAAAAAGAGCAGAACCCGGGTCCCCGGGCGACGGAGCCGGCTCCGGCCTTTCCCCTGCCCGGAGCCGCTCTCCTTCAGGAACCCCCGCCGCTTGCAGGTTCTCTTCCCCGGCAGGCACCTGCTGCTGGGAGCGAAATCCCCGGTGTCCTGCGGAGCGTTCCTTATGCCGCCAAAAAAGTCGCACTTACCTTTGATGACGGCCCCTTTTTAAATTTCACCCCTGCATATCTCAAAGTGCTCCAGGAACAGGAGGTTCATGCCACCTTTTTTTTGGTTGGGCGGCATATTCAGCGCGCTCCAGGTCTGGTTGGGCTCATTGCGCAACAGGGGCACGAAATCGGCAACCACACCTTCAGCCACCGCAATTTGAGCCAGGTTCCCCTCGAGAGCGCCAGGCAAGATCTTTTGATGACCGCGAAGCTGATTGAGCAGGAGGGGGGGCCTCGGGTCAAATTTTTCCGGCCGCCGGGCGGAAACCTGAATCCTGCACTGGTTAAAATGATCAGGGAGATGGGGATGGAAATTGCCCTCTGGAATATCGATCCCAAGGACTGGTCGCGCCAGGCGACCCCAACCCAAATCGTAAACCACATTCTGACCCGCCTTCAGCCCGGCTCCATCGTGCTTCTCCACGAAGGAAGACCTCAAACCCTGGCGGCCCTGCCGCTTCTGATTAAAGAGTTGAAGCAGCGCGGCTGGCAGCTGGCAACCCTTTCAGAACTCCGGGCGGAGCATGCGGCTCCCCCTCCAAAAGAGCAGCCCGAACCCTCTTCGGGGTCCTCCGGTGCCCCCTTGCCCGTAACCGGTCCGCCAGCTAGCCCTCCCCTTTCTCCGGGAGTTCAAAGCGCTCCGGCTCTTCAGGTAAATGGGGGTCCAGAGATCGAGCAGAATTGA
- a CDS encoding SIMPL domain-containing protein — MDQKFENKYPQLIISAAILGLSLIICVALAAGAWTKQRSTISVTGAATKQLRSDYAVWSCGFARRSNDRAEVLAALKKDLQEVVSFLRAKGISESEITVQPANISTMYKVDQHGRETNEVLGYTAYQSFEVKARDVDKVTAAFRSIGELLDRGVDLQVAPPQYFYTKLDELKVEMLAEATKNARERAKRIAEDGGGSIGPLRSARMGVFQITPVNSNEVSDYGINDTSSLEKKITAVVNAEFFIK; from the coding sequence ATGGATCAGAAGTTTGAAAACAAGTACCCGCAGCTCATCATCTCAGCCGCAATTCTTGGTCTGAGCCTCATTATCTGCGTTGCCCTCGCGGCAGGCGCCTGGACGAAACAGCGGTCGACGATCTCTGTTACCGGTGCGGCAACGAAGCAGCTTCGTTCAGATTACGCTGTTTGGAGCTGCGGCTTCGCGCGGCGCTCCAACGACAGGGCGGAGGTCCTGGCAGCACTGAAAAAAGACCTGCAGGAGGTTGTAAGCTTCCTGCGCGCAAAAGGAATCTCTGAGAGCGAAATCACCGTGCAGCCGGCGAACATCAGCACGATGTACAAAGTCGACCAGCACGGGAGAGAAACAAACGAGGTGCTGGGCTATACCGCGTATCAGTCGTTCGAGGTGAAGGCGCGGGATGTGGATAAAGTTACTGCAGCCTTCAGGAGCATAGGGGAGCTGCTTGACAGGGGTGTCGACCTCCAGGTCGCTCCTCCCCAGTACTTCTACACCAAACTGGATGAACTAAAGGTGGAGATGCTGGCCGAAGCAACGAAGAACGCCAGGGAGCGCGCAAAAAGGATCGCGGAGGATGGAGGAGGAAGCATCGGCCCCCTGCGGTCGGCCAGAATGGGCGTTTTTCAGATCACCCCTGTAAACTCGAACGAGGTGTCTGACTACGGCATCAACGACACAAGCTCTCTGGAGAAGAAGATTACCGCCGTCGTCAACGCCGAGTTCTTCATCAAGTGA
- a CDS encoding pilus assembly protein, translating to MVMDLLDERGNVMIEFAICFLIFMLFVSGITMTSFWGIGNAYIREAAFEAARSYAVYEDAERAKEKRTYKEIVQAVRPTPASKQTKILVGGLAVTPRFSKSAGADAYGADADMAVTKALSLVHS from the coding sequence ATGGTGATGGATTTGCTTGACGAGCGCGGAAACGTGATGATCGAATTCGCCATCTGCTTTTTAATTTTCATGCTCTTCGTTTCCGGAATCACCATGACCTCTTTCTGGGGAATCGGAAACGCCTACATCCGGGAAGCGGCTTTCGAAGCGGCGCGCTCCTATGCCGTCTATGAGGACGCCGAAAGAGCAAAAGAAAAGCGTACATATAAGGAGATTGTCCAGGCAGTCCGGCCGACCCCTGCCAGTAAGCAGACCAAGATCTTAGTTGGCGGCCTTGCTGTTACCCCTCGCTTTTCTAAGTCCGCAGGAGCTGACGCTTATGGTGCAGATGCTGATATGGCGGTAACAAAAGCACTTTCTCTGGTACATTCATGA
- a CDS encoding type II toxin-antitoxin system VapB family antitoxin yields MKTTLYVDRKLLREAMELAGLKGITETIEAALKDFVRRKRLEKLAASLGKVDLALDDVALEEIRRDD; encoded by the coding sequence ATGAAAACAACTCTTTACGTTGACCGCAAGCTCCTGCGCGAAGCCATGGAGCTGGCGGGACTGAAGGGAATAACGGAGACCATCGAGGCGGCCTTAAAGGATTTCGTCCGCCGCAAGCGCCTGGAAAAGCTCGCCGCAAGTCTGGGTAAGGTCGACCTGGCGCTGGACGACGTTGCCCTTGAGGAGATCCGGCGGGATGACTGA
- a CDS encoding PIN domain nuclease: MTERFLVDTSVWIEALRPGGQPEIAAWLREALLREVVVLAPPVKAEILIGARDEKQFAELAEMLGALPLLEERHEIWDQVASLGFRLRRQGLVVPVADLLIASWALNYACVLAHRDRHFVLVAEKVPGLVTVSFLNG, encoded by the coding sequence ATGACTGAGCGTTTTCTGGTGGACACATCGGTCTGGATCGAGGCCCTGCGCCCCGGCGGACAGCCGGAAATCGCCGCCTGGCTGCGGGAAGCACTGCTCCGGGAGGTCGTGGTGCTCGCGCCGCCCGTGAAAGCCGAGATTCTCATAGGCGCCCGGGACGAAAAACAGTTCGCCGAACTTGCCGAGATGCTGGGCGCCTTGCCTTTACTGGAAGAAAGACATGAAATCTGGGATCAGGTCGCTTCCCTCGGCTTTCGCCTGCGGCGGCAGGGCCTGGTCGTTCCCGTAGCCGACCTCCTGATCGCCTCCTGGGCGCTCAATTATGCCTGCGTTCTCGCCCACCGCGATCGGCACTTCGTCCTGGTCGCAGAAAAGGTTCCTGGGCTGGTGACCGTGAGCTTTCTCAACGGTTGA
- a CDS encoding radical SAM protein, with amino-acid sequence MKGEGRGALRLNLDFAKRYVGEKVLQQILNYLGGDPSTNIPRFLQVLELLTRDPNHREQIRKVRDTYEHDPVVRTYLNKLFTEIDPGVRNRLACNVVVNSLLLSPARRRQVEEEEGIHVPFTILIDPTSACNLKCTGCWAGEYAKHDQLEPELFDRILQEAKELGIYSIVLSGGEPFIYPHLFEIAEKHSDMAFMAYTNGTRIDDETADRLQALGNISPAISLEGWEEKTDARRGKGVFRRIMAGMDRLRERGILFGASITVTRHNVDEITSDDFVDFLIDKGVKYIWTFHYIPIGREPDLDLMILPEQRSYLVDRIVHLRTHKPIQIIDFWNDGELTRGCIAGGRQYFHITARGDVEPCAFVHFAVDNIRTKSLKEVLRSSLFAAYQKRQPFAENFLRPCPVIDVPEALREIVAESGAYPTHPGADTVLGGPIGDFLDRRAADWKAVSDQIWRERRVENGEKTAAGCG; translated from the coding sequence ATGAAAGGCGAAGGAAGGGGAGCGCTGCGGTTGAATTTAGATTTTGCGAAGCGCTACGTAGGTGAAAAGGTTCTTCAGCAGATTTTAAACTACCTGGGAGGGGATCCTTCCACGAACATTCCCCGCTTTCTCCAGGTACTGGAACTGTTAACCCGTGATCCCAACCACCGCGAGCAGATTCGCAAGGTTAGGGATACCTACGAGCATGATCCAGTTGTCAGAACCTACTTGAATAAACTGTTTACCGAAATCGATCCCGGGGTGAGGAACAGGCTGGCGTGTAACGTGGTGGTTAACAGCCTGCTGCTGTCCCCGGCGCGGCGCCGGCAGGTTGAGGAAGAAGAGGGCATCCACGTTCCTTTTACGATTCTGATCGACCCCACCAGTGCCTGTAACCTGAAGTGCACCGGATGCTGGGCTGGCGAGTACGCAAAGCATGACCAGCTCGAACCCGAATTGTTCGACCGGATCCTGCAGGAAGCCAAAGAACTGGGCATTTATTCCATTGTGCTGTCCGGAGGCGAGCCATTTATTTATCCTCATCTTTTTGAGATTGCCGAAAAACACAGCGACATGGCTTTTATGGCCTACACGAACGGCACCAGGATCGACGATGAGACGGCAGACCGGCTGCAGGCCCTGGGGAACATTTCGCCTGCCATCAGCCTCGAAGGATGGGAGGAGAAAACCGATGCCCGCCGCGGGAAGGGGGTTTTTCGCCGGATCATGGCAGGAATGGACCGCCTGCGTGAGCGGGGGATTTTATTCGGTGCCTCCATTACAGTTACCCGTCATAACGTAGACGAGATCACCAGTGATGACTTCGTTGATTTCCTGATTGATAAGGGCGTTAAGTACATCTGGACCTTCCACTACATCCCCATCGGGCGGGAGCCAGACCTGGATCTCATGATTTTGCCGGAGCAGCGGAGTTACCTGGTAGACCGCATTGTACACCTGCGAACCCACAAGCCCATCCAGATTATAGATTTCTGGAACGATGGGGAACTGACGCGGGGCTGCATTGCAGGCGGAAGGCAGTACTTCCACATTACGGCAAGGGGTGATGTGGAGCCGTGCGCCTTTGTGCATTTTGCCGTGGACAACATCCGCACAAAGAGCCTGAAAGAGGTCCTGCGTTCTTCCCTCTTCGCCGCATACCAGAAGCGGCAGCCTTTTGCCGAGAATTTCCTCAGGCCCTGCCCGGTCATCGATGTTCCCGAGGCGCTGAGGGAGATTGTCGCAGAGAGCGGCGCCTATCCGACCCACCCCGGGGCGGACACCGTTTTGGGAGGCCCGATTGGGGACTTCCTGGACCGGCGGGCCGCCGATTGGAAGGCCGTCTCCGATCAGATCTGGAGGGAGCGCCGGGTGGAAAATGGAGAAAAAACTGCCGCGGGGTGCGGTTAA
- a CDS encoding 2-hydroxyacyl-CoA dehydratase, protein MGHRRQGNPPPVALIRCRQGIPIPTVPTSLKQGLLLFWVKEWGLIQGFEEKRLLGWVCSYTPEEIILTLGLTPCRLSGTDENQAADDYLPANFCPFARACLNEVLGMSGISLAGVVLTTSCQGLLHLYNALGYFSRKREERFFVYLLDLPRWGSVKRAAALQEFASSLRLFTEELRRYFGTEWSNALYLENLARLRQVRFLLRELYRFLREHPGRVRAAGVLELVRAAGRLPKEELIPLLLSAVRCLEGEIPVPSGSRAAGLLEKLRPRKPCAGPRLLLVGSPPPLSYVDLLEELGGAVVGDDFCQGYRYCLPEIEEGPDAFLSLARGYLERVPCPRMLAGQERFVYLSRLVKEWQVQGIIYHALKFCDSSLYEYTLLRDFFSREGIPVLYLETDYRSGGLEQARTRLQAFLEVTG, encoded by the coding sequence TTGGGGCACCGCAGGCAGGGCAATCCTCCGCCAGTTGCGTTAATCCGTTGCAGACAGGGCATCCCGATTCCAACGGTTCCAACCTCCTTAAAGCAGGGTTTACTCTTATTTTGGGTTAAGGAGTGGGGGCTTATACAAGGTTTTGAAGAAAAAAGGCTGCTGGGGTGGGTTTGCTCATATACCCCGGAAGAAATTATCCTCACTCTGGGGCTGACTCCGTGCCGGCTCTCCGGCACAGATGAGAACCAGGCGGCAGATGACTACCTCCCCGCTAATTTCTGTCCTTTCGCCCGCGCCTGCCTGAACGAGGTGCTCGGCATGTCAGGGATTTCCCTGGCAGGAGTGGTGCTGACAACTTCCTGCCAGGGGCTGCTTCACCTTTACAACGCTTTAGGGTATTTCTCCCGGAAACGGGAGGAACGCTTTTTCGTTTACCTTCTCGATTTGCCGAGGTGGGGGAGCGTCAAAAGAGCAGCCGCTCTTCAGGAATTCGCCTCCTCCCTGCGCCTCTTTACGGAGGAATTGCGCCGGTATTTCGGTACCGAATGGAGCAATGCTCTCTATTTGGAAAACCTGGCCCGGCTGCGGCAGGTCCGCTTTTTGCTGCGGGAGTTGTACCGTTTCTTGCGGGAGCACCCGGGCCGGGTGAGAGCCGCCGGGGTTTTAGAGCTCGTCCGTGCCGCGGGCCGGTTGCCCAAAGAGGAGTTGATTCCGCTCTTGTTAAGTGCTGTAAGGTGCCTCGAGGGAGAAATTCCGGTTCCCTCCGGCTCCAGGGCTGCCGGCTTGCTCGAAAAGCTGCGCCCCCGGAAGCCCTGCGCGGGGCCGCGTCTTCTTCTTGTTGGCAGTCCTCCTCCCCTGAGCTATGTGGATCTTCTGGAAGAACTGGGAGGGGCAGTAGTGGGGGATGATTTCTGCCAGGGGTACCGGTACTGTTTGCCCGAGATCGAGGAGGGGCCGGATGCCTTTCTTTCCCTGGCGCGGGGCTACCTGGAACGGGTGCCCTGCCCCAGAATGCTTGCCGGTCAGGAGCGTTTTGTTTATTTATCAAGGTTAGTAAAAGAGTGGCAGGTGCAGGGGATAATTTATCATGCTTTGAAGTTTTGTGACTCTTCTCTCTACGAATATACCCTGCTCCGCGATTTCTTTTCAAGAGAAGGAATCCCGGTCCTTTATTTAGAGACCGATTACAGGTCGGGAGGGCTGGAGCAGGCGCGCACCCGCCTCCAGGCTTTCCTGGAAGTAACCGGCTAA
- a CDS encoding 2-hydroxyacyl-CoA dehydratase, translated as MAVMEFRKFLRDLFEGEHRKRILSSPLTYQLVERALKLARGSFPSQASYMMARFALAQTGRAFSRRVPVVWTSAFFPVEIVWGLNLCPFSPEVAAAFLASLGFAEEALDRAEQAGYSRDLCSFHRLIAGAALLGYLPPPAALVASTHLCDGAPLLFQNLAAFFRVPFHVLDVPYRADRDAEAYVAEQLAELWRALADLAERKPEPAGLAEAIQNSNRFRANLLEVNELRCRVPAPVRGSEMLNYLYLFFAGQGSREAAEVFACLAREIGRGEREGKKEERFRILWLHLKPFYKGELMDFIENKSGAVLAFEEMSHVYWPPLSPGDPFPSLARKVLSHFCYKPLEARTATVKMLAEKYRVDGIVHFSHWGCRQSVGGSLMLKDALQRAGWPVLLLDGDCLDARNEATGGILTRVQAFLEILAERKNFRVGERHDHCRN; from the coding sequence GTGGCGGTGATGGAGTTTCGCAAGTTTCTCCGTGATCTTTTCGAAGGGGAGCACCGGAAACGGATCCTTTCATCTCCTCTCACATACCAGCTTGTGGAAAGAGCCCTCAAGCTGGCCCGCGGCAGCTTTCCGTCACAGGCCTCTTACATGATGGCCAGGTTTGCCCTTGCCCAGACCGGACGCGCTTTTTCCCGCAGGGTTCCTGTCGTTTGGACAAGCGCCTTTTTCCCGGTGGAAATTGTTTGGGGCTTGAACCTGTGCCCCTTTTCACCGGAGGTGGCCGCTGCTTTTCTGGCATCCCTGGGGTTTGCTGAAGAAGCTCTTGACCGGGCGGAGCAGGCAGGCTACAGCAGGGATCTCTGCTCCTTTCACCGCCTGATTGCAGGGGCCGCCCTGCTCGGCTATCTTCCGCCTCCCGCCGCGCTCGTTGCGAGCACCCATTTGTGCGACGGAGCACCCCTGCTTTTTCAGAATCTGGCTGCTTTTTTCAGGGTTCCCTTCCATGTGCTGGACGTGCCTTATCGAGCCGACCGTGACGCGGAGGCCTATGTGGCAGAGCAGCTGGCAGAATTGTGGAGGGCCCTGGCAGATCTTGCAGAACGAAAACCGGAACCTGCGGGTCTTGCGGAAGCGATCCAGAACAGCAACAGGTTCCGGGCCAATTTGCTTGAAGTGAACGAACTGCGCTGCCGCGTTCCGGCGCCTGTACGGGGGAGCGAGATGCTGAACTACCTCTATTTGTTTTTTGCCGGCCAGGGAAGCCGGGAGGCGGCAGAGGTTTTCGCCTGCCTTGCGCGTGAGATTGGCCGGGGAGAGCGCGAGGGGAAGAAGGAAGAGAGGTTCCGGATTCTCTGGCTCCACCTGAAGCCATTTTATAAAGGGGAACTGATGGATTTCATTGAAAATAAATCTGGGGCCGTTCTTGCCTTTGAGGAGATGAGCCACGTTTACTGGCCCCCCTTGAGTCCCGGGGACCCCTTTCCCAGCCTGGCCCGGAAGGTTTTGTCCCACTTCTGTTACAAGCCGCTGGAGGCGCGGACTGCCACGGTCAAGATGCTGGCAGAAAAATACCGGGTGGACGGGATCGTGCATTTTTCCCACTGGGGCTGCCGCCAGAGCGTCGGGGGCTCCTTGATGCTTAAAGATGCTTTGCAGAGGGCGGGCTGGCCGGTCCTCCTGCTGGATGGGGACTGTCTCGATGCCCGGAACGAGGCAACAGGGGGAATACTTACCCGGGTCCAGGCTTTTCTGGAAATTCTCGCGGAGAGAAAAAATTTCAGGGTGGGAGAGAGGCATGATCACTGCAGGAATTGA